One window of the Trifolium pratense cultivar HEN17-A07 linkage group LG2, ARS_RC_1.1, whole genome shotgun sequence genome contains the following:
- the LOC123905491 gene encoding protein phosphatase 2C 50-like, whose amino-acid sequence MEEISSSVAVPFTLGNLIQKDAAVTTHMEITGLKLMANTAAALILNPAVGNENHADVSLQHQITVSAEVKENQVGSAVVSEMVIECESNWVLSENRNQTIKEDEIMLAVDFQCLHNSGSPSVADSPIIVTDGDDIHGKFSINEVLPALKPDQNTVSIAMDIESENRSVSEGADPKLSAMILDQLEKENKTQRTSYQNGLEVSSDPLWGFSSICGNRPEMEDSVAVKPQLFQIPTQMLMDDHVNENTKYSLAHFFGVYDGHGGFQVANYCQERLHSVLVEGIEAQRLRLAETNGRNDWKDNWNKALSNCFQKVDDEIEPVAPETAGSTAVVAILSQTHMIIANCGDSRAVLYRGKEAIALSSDHKPNREDERARIEAAGGRVIHWKGYRVLGVLAMSRSIGDRYLKPWIIPEPEVNIVQREKNDECLILASDGLWDVITNEEACEVARKRILLWHKKYGDNGTTVHDKGEGGVDLASQSAAEYLSKLALHRGSGDNISVIVIDLKAVRKLKRKT is encoded by the exons ATGGAGGAAATATCTTCAAGTGTTGCAGTACCATTTACACTTGGAAATTTGATTCAAAAGGATGCTGCGGTTACGACTCATATGGAGATAACCGGGTTAAAGCTTATGGCAAATACTGCTGCAGCTTTGATATTAAATCCTGCAGTTGGGAATGAAAATCATGCTGATGTTAGTCTTCAACATCAAATCACGGTATCTGCGGAGGTAAAGGAGAATCAAGTTGGATCTGCTGTTGTCTCGGAAATGGTGATTGAATGCGAGAGTAATTGGGTTTTGAGTGAAAACCGTAACCAGACAATAAAGGAAGATGAGATCATGTTAGCTGTGGATTTTCAGTGTCTGCATAATTCAGGCTCTCCATCGGTGGCAGATTCACCAATAATCGTCACGGATGGTGATGATATTCATGGTAAGTTTAGTATAAACGAGGTACTTCCGGCACTGAAGCCAGATCAGAATACGGTTTCTATTGCAATGGATATTGAGAGTGAAAATCGAAGTGTGTCAGAAGGGGCTGATCCGAAACTATCTGCTATGATTCTTGATCAGTTGGAAAAGGAGAACAAAACACAAAGAACAAGCTACCAGAATGGATTGGAAGTGAGTAGTGATCCTCTTTGGGGTTTTTCATCAATCTGTGGCAATAGACCGGAGATGGAAGATTCTGTTGCTGTTAAACCTCAACTTTTTCAAATCCCTACACAGATGCTAATGGATGACCATGTGAATGAAAACACAAAATACTCACTAGCCCATTTTTTCGGTGTCTACGATGGACATGGGGGCTTTCAG GTTGCTAATTACTGCCAAGAACGTCTTCATTCAGTGTTGGTTGAGGGGATTGAAGCGCAACGGTTGAGGTTGGCCGAAACAAATGGGAGGAACGATTGGAAGGACAATTGGAATAAAGCATTGTCCAATTGTTTTCAGAAAGTAGATGATGAGATTGAACCTGTTGCTCCTGAGACTGCTGGCTCCACTGCCGTGGTTGCCATTTTAAGTCAAACCCACATGATAATTGCAAATTGTGGGGATTCAAGAGCTGTCTTGTATCGCGGGAAAGAAGCCATTGCATTGTCTTCTGACCACAAA CCAAATCGAGAGGATGAGAGAGCTAGAATAGAAGCTGCAGGAGGAAGAGTCATACATTGGAAAGGATACAGAGTTCTTGGTGTCTTGGCCATGTCAAGGTCCATAG GTGATAGATACTTGAAACCATGGATAATTCCAGAACCAGAAGTTAATATTGTGCAAAGAGAGAAAAACGACGAGTGCCTTATTTTAGCAAGTGATGGTTTATGGGATGTAATTACAAATGAAGAAGCCTGTGAAGTTGCAAGAAAGCGAATCCTTCTTTGGCATAAGAAGTATGGCGACAATGGAACAACAGTACACGACAAAGGAGAAGGAGGAGTTGATCTTGCATCTCAGTCTGCCGCTGAGTATCTATCTAAACTCGCCCTCCACAGAGGAAGTGGCGATAACATATCTGTAATTGTGATAGACTTAAAGGCTGTGAGAAAATTGAAGAGAAAGACATAA